ACCACCTGTGGATTTTAAAGGTGAAGCAATTACATTCGAAGCAACAACATcaggtaaatattatttaatttactcaattattttaacttattttcgaTGATATTTTACAAGATTCCATCTTGcaatttttctctaaaaactGTGCTAATCACAATTTTCGCATATTCATTACAGGTGTATTGGAAACATTAGATCATTGTTTGGATTTGGTTATTCAAAGGGAAGATGTTTGGAGAAAAAAATTAGAACGAGAAATTGAACGACGTAAACGAATCGAGGcagtttataaaacaatacaatcAAAATTTGATCATGTAAGAACCTCACATCCTGGACCAGACCTAGAAGAGGGTCCACACAGTTTACTACCAGAAGATGAATTTTATGATGCAGTTGAAAGTGGTTTGGATAAAATGGATGAGGAACGAGAGTTACGTGAAAGATTAAAATCCACTTCTAAAACCGCCGCACCAACATTACAGTtcgataaagaaaaaaatcatcaattatggCCAGAAATAGAACGAATATCTCAACAACAATTACATTTAGCCAGACAAGATATATCAGAAGGTAATGGTAACGGTTGGCAATTATTTGCTGAAGATGGTGATATGCGAATGTATCGTCGTGAAGTGGAAACTGATGGAATGGTTATGGATCCATTAAAAGCGTGCCATATTGTAAGTGGTGTTACAGGACGTGAATTATGTCATTATTTCTTTAGACCAGAATATCGTATGGATTGGGAAACAACATTAGAACAGATGCAAGTATTGGAAACAATATCTGAAGATACTTTagtatttttacaaattcataaaaGGATATGGCCAGCTAGTCAACGGGATGCTTTATTCTGGTCACATATGCGTCATGTACCAAATGATCAAGATCCAGATGGTAATGATATCTGGTTAGTTTGTAATAATTCAACTGAATATTATTCAGATAATACACAAAGTAATTCTGGTAAATATGTTCGCATATTTCTAACAGTATGTTTAGTGTGTCAAACAGAAATTACTCCACCCAAAGATGGTGCTACAGTTTCACGTGACgacattaaatgtaaaattacttATTGTTCAGTTGGTaagttttctatttatttgtaTCTCCTAATTAGTCAAGTTAACAAATTCATGTGGGTGAAATATAGagataatattcttaaaaacaCGCGTGATAGTTacttggattcggaatgatgtctaaaaaaatttaccggAAGCGTTAtttagcacataaaaaattgcaaaagttacaaataattaaagaataaaaaaaaaaattcctttttcgccaatatttcacaaactattaatattttagtaatttctTAAAGaagttttctatttatttgttttaggatgttttttaatatatttattcgaattttgttattttagtgaATCCTGGCGGATGGGCACCTGCTTCTGTGTTACGTGCTGTATATAAAAGAGAATATCCAAgatttttaaaacgttttacATCATACGTGATCAATAAATGTAAAGATCAACcgattatgttttaattttgtttttatagctTGTTATTTCGAATGGATGGTGGACATGGGgctcttttattattataaatatatatttgaataaaaaaataaaaataaaaaaacataattatattagaattatatctatattatattatatatatgattATATGAATGTGTTGtttatataagtatattatattatgtataatcaatttaaatgttttaattaatatacaacaaacaaccaaaaaactaaacaacatTCTGTTCTGTTCTGTTCTATTCTATTCTGTCTATTGTTGTATTTGAGATacgttttttcaataaaattgtatttttgctttttataaaaataaataacttatcaTTCAAATTCAATTCTTCTTTTAGATTTAGACCGTATGATGGTGCTAGAATCATCATCAAGGCAACTTAAAATATGTCTGTTCAGGTTGTACGGGAAGTGTAGAATTCGGAGTTGGGTGTCAATAAAAAATCACTTGACCCTCCAGGCTCTACATTAATAGCCTAAACTTgacatgcaaattttattttctgctgGTGCAAATAACATGCATGAAGGTTTCATCGTCCTCCATACAGGCTTTTCAAGTATGATTATCAGAGATccccatgttatgaaggtgatagttcaatTGATAGTGTCTCGTCAAGAGTCCCACCACCCTTCTCAAAAACTCGGTCTAAGATCAAGTACATGAATTTTATATACCTTGCAGCTAAATTAAATCatcaattaaaaactaaaatttcttcAGAAATAAACTAGAAAATTATGACAGTCAATAGAACTTATTTTGCGAATCCGAAACTTTTGAGATCTgcaattttctcgaaaataacaaaaacgaaATTCTCTAATAGGACCAGTGGTGATGCATGGTTCTGAATCTTCAATGCTAAACTTAGCCGAAATAAACTGCTTTTCTATGTTTGATATTTGTCTGTCTTGTCcataaacgaaaaatttatagGCCAATTATTGAAGGtgcaaaaattttgtgaatcataaataataagaaaattaattgtatatgtaAGAACCAtacataacaaaattcatcagaATAAGCTTAAAACCTTGAAGATTGAAACTATGAATTGGAAGACTAAAATGGAAGActcgttttttgaaaatctttagaaatacgcaaaatatgaacgtttaaaactcctaattaaacaaagagtaTAAAGAGGAATATTCTTAATGACGTCATTGTTGAGTATCGCtttagagattacatataaaactctgttttgcaagaaagaggtgggcaacaatctttgaatgcttgtaacttcttcattttttaatcaatttaatttaactttcaaattttgttatagtatCAAGTCTACTTGATACTACAATTAAaagcatggaccagctacgagggagggtgaatcgccaaaagcctgttgggtgaaggaaattCGCTTGGTAACAGAgtcgaggagatcttgaaactaaacagagttgatattagagtcatcgtagagttactcacagggcatgataacctgaacaagttccaacatcagattggaaaaagacaatctcccgcgtgtgacagatgcgggggaattcagaagaaacatcgatccactttctctgttactgcccggcgctcatacagcagcgaaggaaatggtttggttcggccatagtcgaaccagaagaaattaggaaactcagcgctaggcaaattctgggtttcagtacatcagttggttataatagccactgaaaagcgtagcggggatagagtagattaagtgttttaattttaactgtccgaaacaaaagataatcactttttaaaatgaaataaaaaacttttttaaagagTTGAGTTTATAGAGTTTGATTTTAgtgaataaatatatgttatctATGGTTGTAGCCTTTGCGTGTTTGTAATGCGCACTATTGACCAGCTGTTTTCAAGGGAAAGGAAATACTTAGGTCATTCATTGTATATTTCAGACACaaagattgaaataaaaattaagtgaagTTGAAGTGAATTCATTCAATAagtgcaatttttatttgaacaaagcaagtaaaataagttttgttttaaaattattgattaacgTCCATCATTGATAactgtaaataaagttttagtgtagacaattaaataaaataatatcatatcaTCAACATCATTGACTtgactatttatttattgtctttgaatatgtattttgaggccattatatgtttttgtatgatatagtttataaaatttagaaagtgTTTTGTGATTTGTAGTTTAGTGTATcataattataaactttatttatttgacagttttttttttatatcaaattcattttattcaacaaatttgggtgaattttgtgtgtgtatgaaATGGCGACCGTCCGAACGAGCAGTGCATTACGAGCACTTGCTGTTGAATATAAATCACTCCAGGAAGAACCAGTTGAAGGTTTTTGTGTGAAACTTGTTAGTGATGATAACCTTTTTGAATGGGAAGTTGCTATATTTGGACCTCCAGATACTCTCTATATGGGGggttattttaaagtaagtaaatatTGTACTGTATTGTATTTGACATATCGTCATCGAATcgaattaaacaaatttcataattttatttcaattgtttattctGACCtagttttttctagaatttactaaattcattacaaattaaaatttttttttattatttcaattctattgtatttatttaaaatttgagaaaGTTCTTTGTGTTATACTTTGGCTATTATccaatttcaaaaaagaaaattcaatgatgtcatttaataattaatcacaattattttattttaattttattttgttttaggcAAGAATGAAGTTTCCAGGAGATTATCCCTATTCACCACCCAGTATTCGATTTTTGACCAAAGTCTGGCATCCTAATGTATATGAGGTAAATGattaataatcatattaaataaGTGCCAAATTATGATTCATATAAAAAGGGGTGGAGTTCTGGTAAAATTTTACCCCTTCTTcgaactttctaatttttttaagtgtaattcGATATTGTCATTAGCTTATTTGAAGTATATTGGCGTGCAAAATAAACGGTTATCGATATTTTCTTTTGGACtgaaagtttgattttttctaaaagttttttagtAAATGACAGACGAGTTACTTTTCGCCGTATCCGATAGTAAAAGACGACAGCTTTCATTAGGCCGCCCAGCTGgccattttcattgaataacaagtgaaaacaaacaattgactgagttaattgttgaaataccatccatagtcaatgttgatttctttatcacattatacatacatacatgtgacacatacataactgatattcaagtatggtacataccataaaatttccgcctaattggcgccctcacgggtaaacagtgatgtttacgaaaaaaatgttttaagcaaaagttgtttatttttttataaggaacattttttacattcaaacttttgttctatctctaacggtttacaagatggatcctacgggcccaagacccaattgacctatgatgctcatttacgaattcgacctcactttttacgtcgtgagtacgctgtaaaaatttcagcttgataagttttttcgtttttgagttatcgtgtccacagacggacggacggacaaccgtaaatggactaattaggtgattctatgaaccttatcaaaaattaaacaacttttgtttgcaacatttttacgtatacatcactgtttactcgtgagggcgccaattaggcggaaattttataatatgtacttatCAGTACAGTTagttgattatcagttatgtatgtgtcacatgtatgtatgtgttatgtgttaagaaatcaacactgactatgcatggtatttcaacaattaactcagtcaactgtttgttttcacttgtttttttgctTGGTTAACTGTAAaacaagctattagccataataaattaaaatactccaccctgtataaattttaagtgaatCCTGTGTAAAAGACATGTATAAATTTTctgcttgttttttttaatccctCTTTAACATAGTTAGTTagtttgattgattgattgtttGTCTGATTGATTTGTATTGTTGTGTTTACAGAATGGTGATTTATGCATTTCAATATTACACCCTCCAGTGGATGATCCACAATCTGGTGAATTACCATGCGAACGTTGGAATCCAACACAAAATGTTCGAACAATCTTATTGAGTGTTATATCTTTACTTAATGAACCGAATACATTCTCACCTGCTAATGTTGATGCTAGTGTTATGTATCGACGTTGGCGTGATTCCAAAGGTCGTGAtaaagaatatgaaaatattataaggtACGTACGTCTATTatctatcatttatttatttattttttgttcaactCATTCAGTGACGATAACAGCACtttattctttttgtttgattatgtagtacaatagggtactttcggtagtgaaaaataaattatgaaatttgaaaaaagttaaaatttatgtaaaaatatacttaaatattctgatttcgagtcataaaagcacatttttcttttataatattgcgGAAAATTACTACCTTTAAACATATCCAAACAGTCGTAGCTTCCCAgagaaaagtaattaaaaaaatttagacttATTAAATGAATAGTAAAGTAAGTATATAATGATGATATTATAATGAATAGGAGACAAGCAGCTGCAGCACGTGCCGAAGCTGAAAAGGATGGCATCACAGTTCCTTTAACTTTAGAGgattattgtattaaaacacGAGTTAAACCAACAGCTGCCGAACCATCTGTAGATATGACAGATTTCTACGACGATGATTACGATTTAGAAGATGATGACGATGATGATGACAATGAAGATGATATATCTGGTGGTTCGGATTATGCAGATGGTGATGATAGTGGTAATGGTGAATCGTGATGCTGTAATCGTAATACCACCAtcacttataaatataatactacCTACGTTGTATTACGTTACGTTACGTTAAAGACTAACTACTACGTTATATACAAATCGGTGCAATTTTAAAAAGCAAGCAGATCTCAGtccaaaacaaacaaatcaaacaAAACAAGTACAGAAAGTTGTGCGTCTATGCTACTCATGTATTGTGTATTGTACATCTATTTGTTGGTActcattatttattacattacaaGTATGCATGTTGGCTGGCTatgtttgttttgtattttaaaggaTCTGATTCGAATTATCGGCCAATCAAATACGTTGTTTtgtaattcaatcaaatttgttttaaatatctgaATACGGTAGTTGGTAtttgtaataatgttaattgaatagtatacacttatacaattattaattagcattatgacgttacacaaTCTTTtgcgaacattttttttgtcaggccttttcttttctcttttgaaaagttttttttaaaactgcctgtaactttaaaattattatgaaaaaatatgatctttctttcttttttattctttttaaataaatatgatctatccatttttgtaaaaaaataatttggttcaaaatcccaattataTCGATTGTGACTCTTCACGTGCTAATTAGAGATTTTTGTCATCAACTTCTTTGTAATAGTTCCGTGTGTATAAGATACgaccttaaatttaatatttgcttCACAAACAAGTTAAGTATTAAAGATATTTAAGTTGAAATACAGATGGCGATGaaacaaataaagataatatctcgtaaaactaaaatttatatttttaaaacaaatttaactgaattcaaaaataatgtatttcgtGTTAGGtccttgatttttaattatcatttttacattAGTATTTAccagtaattaattaatatactctgtgatttttatgaaaaactttaaatcaatatcgcacaaattaaatcaattgGTGTTGTTGATTTGGCTGGTTGGTTACTAATGGTTTCTAAAGATATTCGCTCtatcatcaaattatttaattttaaactaaacaatttttatttatttataaaaatactttactagATTATGTTAGCATTTACCATTCATATCTTACTGTcctttttaatcatatttatgGCATGTAAATTTTAGTGATCTGCTATGATGccatctatttattaaaaactttttaaatttgtggacAGAGCCCCTGTATAAAGTTTTCCGTTTGGAGCCAATTTAAGTAGACACGctgtataaattaatattattacgatttaaacttttaaattattataaaaaaagttttattattaaaaacaactcaattttttgggggtttaaattcattttgtttaaaattaaataattggacGTAATTGTTGAGCCAGATCAGATTAGACCAACCATCTTTAGGTTgtgatgttaaattttaaacattaaaattatcaaatacaaaacaaacaatcctagttttattttataaatatcaagtTTGAATCTTTAATGAAAGAAACACCACCAAgtgtaaaaactatattttgctCACTCTCTCTTATGCTTGGATTATTTTAGAGTTTTATTGATTAGATCAGTCTTGATATtgagaacaaaattatttatatacttctAATTCAACAGAATCGTTCAacaaatattatctaaaaacaaatacgatatttttgaaattatcacGTGTCAATTCAACAAGTTAgcaatagaaaaaaactttaataagagGAGTAAATCATTATTTAGTTCAATGTATTGTTTAGTTTTGTttcattaaggatgtacgagcatcaaggaaattttggataaaaggctggatttgttaaaaatatgaagttggattaaatctaaatcaattcggaaaattttaggggggattgtctaattaaataaataaataaataacttcaaaagtaggcatatttaacattggttagaccatagggtccgttgtaaTATCGAAAAAGGTTTGGCTCATCCccgcaatttcctggaatgtccttGTGTCCAGGTACCCAttccaggtttacattcatttgttccgcaaGCTCGTTTAGGACGTTCGGCAGTCCGGTGCTACCTTTGAGGTAAGGTAGACTGAGCTGAAGAATTCTAGCACTActtggctgtcggtgaagatAGTAAGATctgattttatggtaaaacggtagacagatgaaatgttttcatacatttctccaaaactgtcggtgaaattttaaaaacactatgTTGTTGAAATGTAACTCCCTCTCTATCTTCACTAACTTATATTTCCCTCTCAACTTGATCACACGTAACAATCTTGATCATACATTCTCCAGTTTACATCCCAAGTCAAGcgtgcctaaagaagttttatttaaaaaaaaaaaaaaacctaagaTCTCCCTTGAAAAACTTCATTAtgtaatagtattttttgaatgattctttttcgtatagaatttttttttttttttttcaaaaattaaatgattgctatgaacaaaataaaaaaaaattaacacaagcACATAACAACATACACTTTCTTCATTTTTCTGTTAGGTTTTTGTGACTTGAAAGAACAGAACACAACACAAAATTTCctgtatttatgtttattattattattataaattaattaattaaatgaaatgaattaaatGTATTTAGATGTTAAGGATTTTATGTAGAAATCTATATTTTTAGTGTACactaaagtaaaaacaaaaaaaacgaaattaaagaaatatttaattggcGCTGCAGTGTAATCATTATTATATActttcttattttctttttttcgtcttcgaatcatcatttttttttcatttttgatgtacatatctattttttttttaattaaaaataaattattgtgtttATCACACTAGTTAATCTCATTAAACATAATGTCAATTTTGTCTTTTGATTtaatctttaatatttaaaaaaaataataaaaataaagtgttAATAAATAACTGTAAATATCTCTATTAGTCTTAGTAGTCCCGAAATAAAGGCCAAATGGTTCACTTTTTTCAaagaaaggtttaaaatttcacCGCGGGTGTTTTAATGGAGTAAGgcacataaacttttttttaatggtggGAATCTCTTgtgtcctacccttatcttccttattcctttattaaattccatgattcacccataattttcaagcttattatgtctaggtttgacgaaaaatatactcacggtgtaaaaatggaaaaaacacACTAGATGTccttctaatattaatttaagaacttttgatattcttaaagttgaaaaaaactgaaaattatataataatcaaatttcaaatctattcccattttgtgattttttatgcaatacaaattacatatttgacGTAATATTGTGTAGAAATTGCCTCATAtacgtataaatataaaataaaagcgaTTGCACTTTAATAATGCTGcgttttttaatgaattgaaactaatttgatttgattgaacggaaatataatgtattacccttaataataagtaaatcaaaacacacaaaaattagaaaaaatcattcaatttttaaacaaaattttccattttcacgaattttccGGATATTTTTCATCGATGATATTTGGAAATACATTCTAAGCAAGAAATTCAGGAGATGCTCacaattttcgtcctttttgccctaaaaCCAACCGATCTCGAGTTATAGCCAATTTTCACATGTcacattttcaaaactaatttcaccaaaaattatgaaaatttttaacatttgtattaggagaatataagttacaAGGGAaatagtagtacctgatagggaAATGgtaagtaagtgttttcaccctaaaaacctttttcttttttctgttaattaattaattattataaaacttttaactattTGTTCGTTTCGTTCCATTAACATAGCGAATTATTTGCACCTTATGTGCAAATAAAAAAGGAttggaaaaatcaatttgataatttgtagTAAAGAAAACATAACATAGTAaagtatgaatttaaaaaattatttcagtgaaAAAACTTAAAGgattacaaaaacataatacatCTAaatgccatctatggtaaacttgttgaactaacatttatttcgatggTGGTGCCATCTATGGCAAACTTGTTGAACTAACACTTATTTCGATGGTAGTGCCAtctatggaaaacttttttaactaacattaatttcgatgatagtgccatctatggtaaacttgttgaactaacattaatttcgatgatagtgccatctatggtaaacttgtTGAACTAACATTAATTTCGATGGTGGTGCCCTCTGCCGCTAATCaatgaaactaacattttacctcgatttatggttaaaaattttaaaagtaattaattttgattcgtAAATGTTTGCAGGGAGAtctggtaaattttttaattctctcaGGAAAAAGgtccataatatttattttgtcactaaacaaataaaatataattataatacattttaattaatttattataatattttataaccaagacattatgactttttttattaaaataatatttaaatttacactcgaataaaaaaaacatctaaTTTTGGATTGAAACCAAAAGAAACattaacaaataatcaaataattacaATCTGTGAAcaaatcacttttttatttacacttttgtccaaatatataaatattagagccatatattttgaatttgtggcctaagtctttatttttaatttcgaacCAAAAAGAGAAATgttatattcgcaccgtgcgtgagttttggaggcgtttccgtggtaacgatacactactttaattatagaattgtatgaatgaatatataattgtctggatttcatttatgacttacattgaaaatttaatattattatctcacaaatttaaacaaatagttatgaaaatttacatttgaaaaataatatttgtgcaatttgatttcttattttcacaatttctaatgtattaagtttaattaattagtgtttttcaataattttaatttgactttgacatgtaaagaattgcaaattaatcataacagcctcctttaacgccaaaatttttcactggaagcgctgacatcgattttattgtccctaccatgactatgcacacaacgaataagttTGATCGATATGTGTGTACATACCTCTTGCCTGcatgtgacatcgtagctcctaaactattttttcttttgaaagataatttaatagagagtgttcttaacaatatgttttaagaaaatcggttcattttggagagagctacaaaacagcactttttttttttaattttgtatatttcacttgCAAAATTGAGATATAAAAGGtattgcattttaataaattttaaaaattttgataaataatcaaACGATCAAcgcaaatttgatttttttttaaaagattattaacatttttaacaatCCAATTAGTATTAGGagggccattcattaattacgtaaggatCATTTTGGTGAACTTTAACCTCTACCCCATTTTATCGTCCTGTTTGCTTCAAACATAATATTGGTTTGTAATAAGCTATAAATCGAAGGAAAGGAATTAACGACTTAGGccactttcaaaataaatgattcatttcattCCGATATACAGGATGCCTCTAAAAGGTCTGTACACTGCTCTGCCAGATATAGTAAGTTACTACAGCtcaaaataacttaatttagCTAAACTTGCCTCAGTACCAAGTTTCTTCGTTTGAGAGTAAGACGCTcttaaagatgaaatttttgaaattgttttatgtGGCTTAATTCCAAACACGTGGACTTTTTTGTCCTATTAAATAATGTCAACATActtaattttagcaaaatagcATTTAACATTTggaattaattacaaaaaacgatttcaaaattCAACTTTAGGAGCATCTAGCTCCCAAACGAAACAACTTGGTACTAAGACAAATTTagatacaagtgaaaacataatttaaaaatccccccgacaaatttttcgtgtacggaaccctaaacccgcacttgaaacatatcgaagaacactctccattaaattgcctttcaaaagaaataatcaaaatccggtcaaacttataatatcgcttttttttgttcgggggttaaaaacgaCTTATTTTGAGCTATATTATATCTG
The Chrysoperla carnea chromosome 4, inChrCarn1.1, whole genome shotgun sequence genome window above contains:
- the LOC123297392 gene encoding ceramide transfer protein isoform X2 encodes the protein MGDDHSLSDDSDSSETFAIPQLQGILSKWTNYIHGWQDRFIVLKDGTLSYYKSEEDSGFGCRGALSLYKATIKPHEFDDCRFDVSVNDCVWYLRATTPQDKQHWVDVLESFKVKSGYGTGSENSLKRHGSAISLQSNSLSTTSSGGSRSLREKLAELETFKGILTRQINTLQQYFDACVENNIQPSPNLPPVDFKGEAITFEATTSGVLETLDHCLDLVIQREDVWRKKLEREIERRKRIEAVYKTIQSKFDHVRTSHPGPDLEEGPHSLLPEDEFYDAVESGLDKMDEERELRERLKSTSKTAAPTLQFDKEKNHQLWPEIERISQQQLHLARQDISEGNGNGWQLFAEDGDMRMYRREVETDGMVMDPLKACHIVSGVTGRELCHYFFRPEYRMDWETTLEQMQVLETISEDTLVFLQIHKRIWPASQRDALFWSHMRHVPNDQDPDGNDIWLVCNNSTEYYSDNTQSNSGKYVRIFLTVCLVCQTEITPPKDGATVSRDDIKCKITYCSVVNPGGWAPASVLRAVYKREYPRFLKRFTSYVINKCKDQPIMF
- the LOC123297392 gene encoding ceramide transfer protein isoform X1; the protein is MGDDHSLSDDSDSSETFAIPQLQGILSKWTNYIHGWQDRFIVLKDGTLSYYKSEEDSGFGCRGALSLYKATIKPHEFDDCRFDVSVNDCVWYLRATTPQDKQHWVDVLESFKKESGYGTGSENSLKRHGSAISLQSNSLSTTSSGGSRSLREKLAELETFKGILTRQINTLQQYFDACVENNIQPSPNLPPVDFKGEAITFEATTSGVLETLDHCLDLVIQREDVWRKKLEREIERRKRIEAVYKTIQSKFDHVRTSHPGPDLEEGPHSLLPEDEFYDAVESGLDKMDEERELRERLKSTSKTAAPTLQFDKEKNHQLWPEIERISQQQLHLARQDISEGNGNGWQLFAEDGDMRMYRREVETDGMVMDPLKACHIVSGVTGRELCHYFFRPEYRMDWETTLEQMQVLETISEDTLVFLQIHKRIWPASQRDALFWSHMRHVPNDQDPDGNDIWLVCNNSTEYYSDNTQSNSGKYVRIFLTVCLVCQTEITPPKDGATVSRDDIKCKITYCSVVNPGGWAPASVLRAVYKREYPRFLKRFTSYVINKCKDQPIMF
- the LOC123298141 gene encoding ubiquitin-conjugating enzyme E2 R2 codes for the protein MATVRTSSALRALAVEYKSLQEEPVEGFCVKLVSDDNLFEWEVAIFGPPDTLYMGGYFKARMKFPGDYPYSPPSIRFLTKVWHPNVYENGDLCISILHPPVDDPQSGELPCERWNPTQNVRTILLSVISLLNEPNTFSPANVDASVMYRRWRDSKGRDKEYENIIRRQAAAARAEAEKDGITVPLTLEDYCIKTRVKPTAAEPSVDMTDFYDDDYDLEDDDDDDDNEDDISGGSDYADGDDSGNGES